One Mycobacteriales bacterium genomic window, AAGCCACGGCGATTCTTACGCTTCGTCTCACTCGACTGGCCGGTCGAGGCGCCGCCTCAGTCGCGGCCGTTGCCTTCGCGGCTGCCAACGACGAGTTCCGTCATCAAGGCGGCAGCGCGCGCGGACCGCTCCTTCAAAACGTGGGAGTAGACGGTCCTGGTGACCATGACGCTGTTGTGGCCCAGCAGTTGGGCGACGATCTGGTCGTCGACGCCGGCGAAGATCATCGCGGTCGCCGTGGTGTGTCGAGTGTCGTGAAGCCGCAGCATCGGCAGCGGCTCGTCGGGGTGCTTCTTGTTGTACTGGGTGATCATTCGCTTGAAGGTCCGCGACAGCCGATCAGGGTGCAGCGGCGTACCGACTCGCTTGTCGGGCTGGTTGCGGCCGTCGCTGACGAAGACGTAGTCGCTCTCGACCCACTGGCCGGCTTCGCGCCCGGCGGCTCGTTCGGCGTCCTGCTTCGCTTTGTGCTTCTTTATGACCTCGATGAGGACGGCGTCGAGCGGGACGAACCGGCCCTTGCCTTGGCCCTTGGTGGTGTCGCGTTCGATGACCTTGCCGGAGTAGGTGGTGGTCCGATTGCGGGTGAGCGCGAGGGTGCCGTGTTCAAGGTCGACGCCGTCCCAGCGCAGGCCGAGCAGCTCGCCGCGTCGGGCGCCGCGGGTGAAGTACAGCCAGAACAGCGCGACCAGGCGGTGGTCGGCGTAGTGGGTCAGGAACGCGAGGATCTGTTCGGGCTGCCATATGTCGTAGCTGCCTTGGTCGGACTTCGGCGGGGTGCGCGGGATGTCGTCCTTGCCGATCTGTGTGCACGGGTTGGTACGCCGCAGCGGCGGGTCGGCCGTGATCGCGTCACGGAAGCACGCCCGCAGGATGTTGTGCACGTAGGCAACGGTCCGCTGCGACAGCGGCCCGCGACCGCCGGGACTGCCGTGGAGCATGAGCCGGTCGTAGAGCTTGATCAGGTCGCGCGGCGCGACGTCTCGGACCGGCAGGTGGCCGAGGTCGGGCGCGATGTGCAGTCGGATGTACTTGCGGTAGGACTCGTAGGTGGTCTCGCTGAACCGGCCGAGCCGGACCCGGCGCGCGAGGATCGTGTCCCACTCCGTGAACCACTCGCCCATCGTGAGCGCGGTCGTCGCGAGCGCGACGCCGTCGTGCCTGCTGTCGCTGTCGGTCTGCCCACGGATCCACCGGGTGCCGGCGGCGCGGGACGGCAGACCTTTCTTGCGCAAACGTCGGCCTCGGACCGTGACCTCGGCGGTGAAGGTGCCGGTGGCAGGGTTGGGGTAGACGGTGCCCTCGCCCCTGCTGCGCCGTCCCGCCATCAGTGTTGTCTCCCTCTACTTACAGTCGCCCCGCGGTGCGGGCCATCCAGGCACGCAGGTCGCCGGCTTCGAACCGCAGCTCGCGGCCGAGCTTGAGGGCCTTGAGTTCGCGGCGGTGCCGGTAGACCCAGTCCTTGCTCATCCGCAGTACTGCGGCGACTTCATCGACTGTCAGCAACGGCTCGACCGCAAGGGGTCTAGTGGCGTCTGTGGACAACGTGGTCATGCTGATCACCTCCTCACCGTGAGCGGCCGAAGCCGCGGTCCTGGTCTCGCGAGTAGCGCTGCAGGGTGCGCCACGGGTCGTCGGATCGTTGCCTGCGGGCGAGTTCCTGGCGGCGGCTGTCGCGGAGGCGCTCGATCAGCTCGCTGGTCAGGGTGCGAGTTCTGCGGTCCGAGCTCGCGCGGGGCGGTCCGCAGTCGATCGGGCTGTCGAGGTCTTCGGCGAGGTAGAGGTGGTTCGCGACTCGGCCGCGGGACAGTGCGACGTACCCGTGTTCCTTGGTGATCGGTCCGAGGCCGTAGACCAGGGTCGTGTCGACCGTGAGGCCTTGCGCCTTGTGGACAGTGGCGGCGTACCCGTAGGTCAGTTCGCCGTTGGTCAGCA contains:
- a CDS encoding site-specific integrase produces the protein MAGRRSRGEGTVYPNPATGTFTAEVTVRGRRLRKKGLPSRAAGTRWIRGQTDSDSRHDGVALATTALTMGEWFTEWDTILARRVRLGRFSETTYESYRKYIRLHIAPDLGHLPVRDVAPRDLIKLYDRLMLHGSPGGRGPLSQRTVAYVHNILRACFRDAITADPPLRRTNPCTQIGKDDIPRTPPKSDQGSYDIWQPEQILAFLTHYADHRLVALFWLYFTRGARRGELLGLRWDGVDLEHGTLALTRNRTTTYSGKVIERDTTKGQGKGRFVPLDAVLIEVIKKHKAKQDAERAAGREAGQWVESDYVFVSDGRNQPDKRVGTPLHPDRLSRTFKRMITQYNKKHPDEPLPMLRLHDTRHTTATAMIFAGVDDQIVAQLLGHNSVMVTRTVYSHVLKERSARAAALMTELVVGSREGNGRD
- a CDS encoding helix-turn-helix domain-containing protein encodes the protein MTTLSTDATRPLAVEPLLTVDEVAAVLRMSKDWVYRHRRELKALKLGRELRFEAGDLRAWMARTAGRL